A DNA window from Paenibacillus sp. HWE-109 contains the following coding sequences:
- a CDS encoding MBL fold metallo-hydrolase — MMQLHVWGGAGEHGRSCYWIGNDHTSILLDCGVKREGCGEYPLLDPTRIARLDAVFLSHAHEDHSITIPWLYKMGYTGKVWTTSLTAMQLPGYFASWANYVSQQGGTLPYDEEDLAAIQYAYIEDEVPPLQWAALSPALQICWGRSGHMLGSIWLLIELEGKRLFYSGDYTEESFLLETDTPEGEIRGPAHLHGAIVDAAYSTDAEHQPEKLEQLYMAAANILSAGGQLLMPVPVSGRGQELLLLLRRRFPDTPIRVEHELIDAMELMLEHASWLKPGMDQVLADALRLSSFEIVHGDEQRAHLLEQDMAAGRAAIWFTNDGMMQSAKSQWYYEKLRTHAGSGILITGHVAKGTMAERLLGLSEAQRGCRMAVVRYKIHQGKPDVRKMTQAMNSKFTLLVHAPKRDTDILLKQLESEGYRDLLSLQPGDIIHL, encoded by the coding sequence ATGATGCAACTACATGTATGGGGCGGCGCCGGTGAACACGGACGCTCCTGCTATTGGATCGGTAACGATCATACGAGCATTTTGCTCGATTGCGGCGTGAAACGAGAAGGATGCGGTGAGTATCCGTTGTTGGATCCCACGCGAATTGCTCGTTTGGACGCCGTTTTTCTTTCCCATGCCCATGAAGATCATTCGATCACGATCCCTTGGCTATATAAAATGGGCTATACCGGGAAGGTGTGGACCACGAGCCTTACGGCCATGCAGTTGCCAGGGTATTTTGCGTCCTGGGCAAACTATGTCAGTCAGCAAGGCGGGACGCTTCCTTATGATGAGGAAGACCTCGCAGCCATCCAATACGCCTACATCGAAGATGAAGTTCCGCCGCTGCAATGGGCAGCGTTGTCGCCAGCACTGCAGATTTGCTGGGGGCGCAGCGGTCATATGTTAGGGTCCATCTGGCTGCTCATAGAATTAGAAGGGAAACGTTTATTCTATTCAGGGGATTACACAGAGGAGTCATTTCTGTTGGAAACCGACACACCGGAGGGTGAAATTCGAGGGCCTGCGCATTTGCATGGGGCCATCGTAGATGCCGCTTACAGCACAGATGCGGAGCATCAACCCGAAAAGCTGGAGCAGCTCTATATGGCTGCTGCGAACATCCTATCAGCAGGCGGGCAGCTGCTTATGCCGGTTCCCGTTTCCGGCAGAGGGCAGGAACTGCTGCTGCTTCTGCGGCGGCGGTTCCCTGATACGCCGATCCGGGTCGAACACGAGCTCATCGACGCGATGGAGCTCATGCTTGAACATGCCAGCTGGCTGAAGCCGGGCATGGATCAAGTGCTTGCTGATGCTTTGCGTCTCAGCAGCTTTGAGATTGTGCACGGTGATGAGCAGCGTGCACATCTGCTAGAGCAGGACATGGCTGCCGGGCGAGCGGCCATATGGTTTACGAACGATGGCATGATGCAGTCAGCTAAATCTCAGTGGTACTATGAGAAGCTACGGACTCATGCCGGGAGCGGCATCCTGATTACCGGCCACGTTGCCAAGGGGACGATGGCCGAGCGGCTGCTGGGTCTCAGTGAAGCGCAACGCGGCTGTCGCATGGCGGTTGTACGATACAAGATTCATCAGGGTAAACCCGATGTACGCAAAATGACCCAAGCTATGAACAGCAAGTTTACACTGCTGGTTCATGCGCCCAAACGGGATACGGATATCCTGCTTAAGCAGCTTGAGTCGGAAGGTTATCGTGATTTACTGTCGTTACAGCCAGGTGACATCATCCATCTATGA
- a CDS encoding HpcH/HpaI aldolase/citrate lyase family protein has protein sequence MRYFNYLTADEEKALFYIPPTSFHNHSNQDILAHSIGAALYMPATRPTFAEDIAFGKIEGLVSVVLDLEDAVGENEVHDAEESLVSQMNKLAALVEVGILSADNLPLLFVRVRSENQLNYLIERLEENVTLLTGFVFPKFTMANGEAYFHILETYNDEKPVSAPKLYGLPILESGAIIYKESRFQTLQGIKDILTKYKDLVLNVRIGATDFSSLFGLRRSSEMTIYDITPIRDCVADIINIFGRVDASFVISGPVWEYFPQKGLIREVIMDKENGLIGKTIIHPTHIKPVQSLYAVTHEEYADATSIISNNNGDHGVIKSAYANKMNEIKPHLSWARRILLRSHIYGVLHEQQQYFGLLSKQDRAYV, from the coding sequence TTGCGATATTTTAATTATTTAACAGCCGATGAAGAAAAAGCTTTATTTTATATTCCGCCCACCTCTTTTCATAATCATTCGAACCAAGATATTCTAGCTCATTCTATTGGTGCCGCACTTTATATGCCTGCTACACGTCCTACCTTTGCGGAAGATATTGCTTTTGGCAAAATTGAAGGGCTTGTCTCCGTCGTTCTTGATTTGGAAGATGCCGTAGGGGAGAACGAGGTGCATGACGCTGAAGAATCGTTAGTGAGTCAAATGAACAAATTGGCTGCATTAGTTGAAGTAGGTATTCTGAGCGCGGACAACCTCCCCTTATTATTTGTTCGAGTGAGAAGTGAGAATCAATTGAATTATTTGATTGAGCGTTTGGAAGAGAATGTCACACTGCTAACCGGTTTTGTATTTCCTAAGTTTACGATGGCGAATGGCGAGGCCTACTTTCATATTTTAGAAACTTATAATGATGAGAAACCAGTGTCTGCCCCTAAGTTGTACGGTCTTCCTATTCTGGAATCCGGCGCAATTATTTATAAAGAAAGTCGTTTTCAAACGCTGCAAGGGATTAAAGATATTTTGACCAAATACAAAGATCTCGTTCTGAATGTTCGGATAGGCGCTACCGATTTCTCCAGTTTGTTTGGCTTGAGACGCAGTTCGGAAATGACCATCTATGACATTACGCCGATTCGTGATTGTGTAGCTGATATTATAAATATATTCGGGCGTGTGGACGCTTCGTTCGTGATCTCTGGTCCTGTATGGGAATATTTCCCTCAGAAGGGGCTAATTCGGGAAGTGATCATGGATAAAGAAAACGGGCTGATTGGCAAAACCATTATTCATCCAACACATATCAAACCTGTGCAGTCGCTGTATGCCGTAACGCATGAGGAGTATGCGGATGCGACAAGCATTATTTCCAATAATAATGGCGATCATGGTGTGATCAAGAGCGCATATGCGAATAAAATGAATGAAATTAAACCTCATTTAAGCTGGGCTAGACGGATTCTTTTACGATCACACATTTATGGGGTGCTGCATGAACAACAACAATATTTCGGATTATTGTCCAAACAAGATCGGGCGTACGTATAG
- a CDS encoding pentapeptide repeat-containing protein, translated as MSLPKIEAPKIPKELPEIKLPYEELESEESFHTGIISDCTIDNQSGYKVAFDKIIFRNVTFTRISMKEIELTDVIFDRCDLSNVDFGEATIHRTEFRNCKIIGMDLTGATIRNVLFHACLADYATFRMANFKQINFQDCSLLSADFYESTLQKTHFEVCQLDRAQFTGTKLSGIDISSCEFTSLGVSIDDLRGCIISRGQASVFANLFGLVLKE; from the coding sequence ATGAGCCTTCCCAAAATTGAAGCACCCAAAATACCTAAAGAATTACCCGAAATTAAGCTGCCGTACGAGGAACTCGAATCCGAGGAAAGCTTTCATACAGGAATAATTAGCGATTGCACGATTGACAATCAATCAGGATACAAAGTCGCTTTCGATAAAATTATTTTTCGCAATGTGACGTTTACGCGCATTTCAATGAAGGAAATTGAACTGACCGATGTCATTTTTGATCGTTGTGATTTATCCAACGTTGATTTTGGAGAAGCTACTATACATCGGACCGAATTCCGTAATTGTAAAATTATCGGGATGGATCTGACGGGTGCCACGATCCGGAATGTGTTGTTCCATGCTTGTTTAGCTGATTATGCCACTTTCCGTATGGCTAATTTCAAGCAAATTAATTTCCAGGATTGCTCGCTGTTAAGCGCCGATTTCTATGAGTCAACGCTGCAAAAAACGCATTTTGAGGTTTGCCAACTGGATCGGGCGCAGTTTACTGGAACGAAGCTTTCAGGCATTGATATCAGCAGTTGCGAGTTCACGAGTCTCGGTGTGAGTATTGATGACTTGCGCGGTTGTATTATTTCCAGAGGACAAGCTTCCGTGTTTGCAAATTTGTTTGGACTCGTATTGAAGGAATAA
- a CDS encoding cysteine protease StiP family protein, producing the protein MADWRTRPINDPVRLGSYPASDVIFLLKDLSEVKLEKSLDARERAIQSGTHYSEMLPEEKQPTAAYLELYQETLKQSAEKVALAVGITAELILHRKGPDTVLVSLARAGTPVGILIKRYVEDIHQHVLPHYSISIIRGKGIDENALFYILQKHPGAKLQFVDGWTGKGAIRKVLTEACQKLEQEHGIKLDDELAVLADPGHCTDMFGTREDFLIPSACLNSTVSGLMSRTVLREDLIGPYDFHGSKFYKDWLDQDLSNHFIAEIAPLFGGIVEQAQRGANEFLANPPEVTWKGLHDIEAIQSEYHIPDINLIKPGVGETTRVLLRRVPWKILVDRLDNPNIRHIRLLAEARDVPVEVYPGLTYSCCGIIKSVKGDAE; encoded by the coding sequence ATGGCAGACTGGCGTACTCGGCCAATAAACGATCCTGTCCGTTTGGGCAGTTACCCCGCATCCGATGTGATCTTTCTGCTCAAGGATTTGAGCGAGGTGAAGCTGGAGAAGTCGCTTGATGCCAGAGAACGCGCGATTCAGTCGGGAACGCATTATTCAGAAATGCTTCCCGAAGAGAAGCAGCCTACGGCGGCCTATTTGGAACTATATCAAGAGACGCTCAAGCAGTCAGCCGAGAAGGTTGCACTGGCTGTTGGCATAACGGCTGAGCTGATTCTGCATAGAAAGGGGCCTGACACCGTTCTGGTTTCTTTGGCGAGAGCAGGCACACCGGTTGGGATTCTGATTAAGCGCTATGTAGAAGACATTCATCAGCACGTGCTGCCACATTATAGCATTTCAATTATTCGTGGCAAAGGGATAGATGAGAATGCGCTATTTTACATTCTGCAGAAACACCCAGGCGCCAAACTGCAATTCGTCGATGGGTGGACCGGCAAAGGGGCTATTCGCAAGGTGTTGACGGAGGCTTGTCAGAAGCTAGAGCAAGAGCATGGGATCAAGCTGGACGACGAGCTTGCGGTATTGGCGGATCCAGGCCACTGCACGGACATGTTCGGAACGAGGGAGGATTTCTTGATTCCGAGCGCATGCTTGAATTCCACGGTATCCGGCTTAATGAGCCGAACGGTACTCCGTGAGGATCTTATCGGACCGTATGATTTTCATGGATCCAAGTTTTATAAAGATTGGCTGGATCAGGATCTATCGAATCATTTTATTGCTGAAATTGCGCCGCTTTTTGGCGGGATTGTTGAGCAAGCCCAGCGGGGAGCCAATGAATTCCTAGCGAATCCCCCCGAAGTTACCTGGAAGGGTCTGCACGATATCGAGGCAATCCAAAGTGAATATCACATACCAGACATCAATTTGATCAAACCTGGCGTCGGCGAGACGACACGTGTACTGCTTCGCAGAGTTCCGTGGAAAATCCTCGTTGACCGCCTGGATAATCCGAATATCCGCCATATCCGGCTCCTGGCAGAAGCGAGGGATGTGCCGGTGGAAGTATACCCGGGGCTCACGTATTCGTGCTGCGGCATTATCAAATCAGTGAAGGGAGATGCCGAATGA
- a CDS encoding HAD family hydrolase, whose translation MIFASDLDQTLIYSQPAERAEELGSRILLAELIDGKARSYMSASAFQRLQALMAELIFVPVTTRTIQQYLRIHLISQMVKPQYAVTSNGGNIVVAGQPDPDWQAAIAARVSETSVHVQDVRTLTDKVLNPAWVIGSTYCDDFFFSHIVHRDKMPLQEVMDMSAELHQMGWSTSIQGRKVYVVPHAVNKRDAVAHIKQLLGEDKVVASGDSLLDQVLLDFADYSIAPRHGELFRQQQLAPTGNYTFTEESGIFATDEILNYVQSVTTAQFEIKESS comes from the coding sequence ATGATTTTTGCAAGCGACTTGGACCAGACGCTGATTTATTCACAGCCGGCAGAGCGAGCGGAAGAGCTGGGCAGTCGGATTCTTTTGGCCGAGCTGATTGACGGCAAAGCAAGATCGTATATGTCTGCCAGCGCCTTCCAGCGGCTTCAGGCGTTGATGGCGGAGCTGATCTTCGTTCCGGTGACGACAAGAACGATTCAGCAGTACTTGCGCATCCATTTGATTAGTCAAATGGTAAAGCCCCAATACGCCGTGACGAGCAACGGCGGGAATATTGTTGTGGCTGGGCAGCCTGATCCTGATTGGCAGGCAGCCATCGCAGCCCGCGTCAGTGAAACTAGCGTGCATGTTCAGGATGTCCGTACGCTGACGGACAAGGTGTTGAATCCAGCATGGGTCATTGGCTCCACATACTGTGATGATTTTTTCTTTTCCCACATCGTGCATCGGGATAAGATGCCTTTGCAGGAAGTGATGGATATGAGCGCAGAGCTTCACCAGATGGGTTGGAGCACTTCCATTCAGGGAAGGAAGGTTTATGTCGTACCGCATGCCGTGAATAAGCGAGATGCCGTCGCCCACATCAAGCAGCTCCTAGGCGAAGATAAAGTTGTAGCTTCCGGTGATTCGCTGCTGGATCAAGTGTTATTGGACTTCGCTGACTATTCGATCGCGCCTAGACATGGGGAGTTATTCCGGCAGCAACAGCTTGCGCCAACAGGGAATTATACCTTTACCGAGGAGTCCGGTATTTTTGCAACCGATGAAATTTTAAACTACGTACAGTCTGTCACTACAGCTCAATTCGAGATAAAGGAGTCCTCATGA
- a CDS encoding ATP-grasp domain-containing protein produces MKKVWFNRWFSVAYHYMNSIRNNEDGVQFKMYGTHPDRSHMALQAADFAETEPVLGDDDYVEFALNFCKKHGVDVFIPRLHMYAIAKHIDAFESVGTKVTVCRDLELLENLLEKQKFYEAIREKNILAIPDYRVVNTADEFMSAYEVLSGAGHQVCMKPTNAEGGMGFRIISNKRDNLSDLFGTVTPYLSTDQAYQILSSVDRFDDLMVMELLNGYEYSIDCLATASGELLAAVPRRKADGRLRLLEEVPELIEIANQVAATYRIPFNYNIQVKYNEGVPKLLEINPRMSGGLHVTCLSGINFPYLAVKSILGGHVDVQRPNYGILASHIEKYIIMDLGE; encoded by the coding sequence ATGAAAAAAGTATGGTTCAACCGTTGGTTTTCCGTTGCTTATCACTATATGAACAGCATTCGCAACAACGAAGATGGCGTGCAATTCAAAATGTATGGCACACATCCGGATCGTTCCCACATGGCGCTGCAAGCAGCTGATTTCGCAGAAACAGAGCCGGTCTTAGGGGATGATGACTATGTGGAATTTGCTTTGAATTTCTGCAAAAAGCATGGTGTTGATGTCTTTATTCCACGCCTGCACATGTACGCTATCGCCAAACATATAGATGCGTTTGAAAGCGTAGGAACGAAAGTGACGGTTTGCCGGGATTTAGAGCTGCTAGAGAATTTGCTAGAGAAGCAGAAATTTTATGAAGCCATCCGGGAGAAGAATATTCTCGCGATTCCGGACTACCGTGTCGTGAACACTGCTGATGAATTCATGTCGGCTTACGAAGTTCTAAGTGGAGCTGGACATCAGGTCTGCATGAAGCCGACGAATGCGGAAGGCGGAATGGGCTTTCGGATCATCAGCAACAAGCGCGACAACTTGAGCGATTTGTTCGGAACAGTGACACCGTATCTGTCTACGGATCAAGCTTATCAAATCTTATCATCTGTGGATCGTTTCGATGATCTTATGGTGATGGAACTGCTGAACGGGTACGAATACAGTATTGACTGTTTGGCTACTGCATCGGGTGAACTGCTGGCCGCTGTGCCCCGTAGAAAAGCAGATGGACGCCTGCGTTTGCTGGAGGAAGTGCCGGAACTTATCGAAATTGCTAATCAAGTCGCCGCTACGTATCGAATTCCGTTCAACTACAACATCCAGGTGAAGTACAACGAAGGTGTTCCCAAGCTGCTTGAAATTAATCCGCGGATGTCCGGCGGCCTGCATGTCACGTGTTTATCCGGGATTAATTTCCCTTATTTAGCGGTTAAATCAATTCTAGGTGGGCATGTGGACGTGCAAAGGCCTAATTACGGCATACTGGCCAGCCATATCGAAAAATACATTATTATGGATCTTGGTGAATAA
- a CDS encoding ABC transporter permease gives MRIKRMGTFLALLLLAVLVVLPLLWVSFKSIWINGTLDLLAPIRTVLEKDLTGVFSHSLILGVSVVAGCTLLALPLAWLMAKTPLRKHRWLDIVLLIPFMTPPYIGSMGWILFMQPRGYLEQLFPGAKWVSSHFFSLFGMITIMSLHLFPFLYLILRNAILQIGGNKEEAAAVHGASFMYTVRRVMLPLVFSSYVMGALLIFVKTLAEFGTPATFGRRIGYFVLTTEIQASISSWPVDFGKATSLASLLLLACLTLWYIQSIVVRKHSYNLVGGKGSREKIVGHRSWQQALAWVYVVLLLGAAIGIPYFSIVSASLMKLRGNGLAWTNLTLQHYGELLTWGSPSMKALTNSMGLALLAACLAVALGTWFALSIGRAKQLPQRMTDMFSLLPNTVPDMVLVVGLIMVWNAPWMPIHIYNTYGMVVLTYVVFFLPYTVQYVKARNGQLDESLRQAGQVFGGKPWYVFRRIVLPLLLPGMLAGWMMTFTISLRELVASLMVLPPSMQTSATYIFAQFEQGQLSLGMAMAVVSVGLTTGLLLIVNNMNSNRKWNA, from the coding sequence ATGAGAATCAAACGTATGGGGACGTTCTTGGCACTGCTGCTTTTGGCTGTGCTAGTCGTCCTTCCTCTTTTATGGGTATCTTTCAAAAGTATTTGGATCAATGGGACGCTGGACTTGCTGGCACCTATTCGAACGGTTTTGGAAAAAGATTTAACTGGCGTGTTCAGTCACTCCTTGATACTAGGCGTCAGTGTCGTTGCAGGATGCACGCTGCTTGCTCTGCCTCTGGCCTGGCTAATGGCCAAAACACCGCTGCGTAAACACCGCTGGCTTGATATTGTGCTGCTCATCCCCTTCATGACACCGCCATACATAGGTTCTATGGGTTGGATTTTGTTCATGCAGCCTCGTGGTTATCTAGAGCAGCTGTTTCCAGGGGCTAAGTGGGTCAGCAGTCACTTTTTTAGCCTGTTCGGCATGATTACGATCATGAGCCTTCATTTATTTCCCTTTCTTTACTTGATTCTGCGCAATGCGATTCTACAAATCGGCGGAAATAAAGAAGAAGCCGCTGCTGTGCATGGGGCCAGCTTCATGTATACGGTAAGGCGTGTGATGCTGCCGCTTGTTTTTTCAAGTTATGTGATGGGCGCTTTGCTGATCTTCGTGAAAACCTTGGCCGAGTTCGGCACACCTGCCACTTTCGGTAGGCGCATTGGTTATTTCGTGTTAACGACAGAGATTCAAGCTTCCATCTCCAGTTGGCCTGTGGATTTCGGCAAAGCCACTTCGCTGGCCTCCCTTCTCCTTCTGGCTTGCCTTACACTTTGGTACATCCAGTCTATCGTCGTCCGCAAGCATTCGTATAACCTTGTAGGCGGCAAAGGTTCCCGTGAGAAAATCGTCGGGCATCGCAGCTGGCAGCAGGCGCTTGCTTGGGTATATGTCGTGCTGCTACTGGGTGCAGCCATTGGCATTCCCTATTTCTCCATCGTCTCCGCTTCGCTGATGAAGCTCCGGGGCAATGGGCTCGCTTGGACCAACCTGACGCTGCAGCATTATGGCGAGCTTCTGACATGGGGCTCACCGAGCATGAAGGCGCTGACGAACAGCATGGGGCTCGCCCTGCTCGCCGCCTGCCTAGCCGTCGCGCTCGGCACTTGGTTTGCCTTGAGCATCGGCCGCGCCAAGCAGTTGCCGCAGCGCATGACCGATATGTTCAGCCTGCTGCCGAACACAGTGCCTGATATGGTCCTGGTCGTCGGACTCATCATGGTATGGAACGCGCCATGGATGCCGATCCATATCTACAATACCTACGGCATGGTCGTCCTCACTTACGTGGTGTTCTTCCTGCCGTACACCGTTCAATACGTCAAAGCCCGCAACGGGCAGTTGGACGAATCCTTGCGGCAAGCCGGGCAAGTTTTCGGTGGGAAGCCCTGGTACGTGTTCCGACGTATTGTCTTGCCACTGCTCCTGCCGGGTATGCTGGCCGGCTGGATGATGACCTTCACCATCTCGCTTAGAGAGCTGGTCGCCTCGCTGATGGTGCTGCCGCCGTCCATGCAGACGTCAGCCACCTACATCTTCGCTCAGTTTGAACAGGGACAACTGTCACTTGGGATGGCGATGGCCGTCGTTTCCGTCGGTCTTACCACAGGCTTGCTGTTAATTGTCAACAACATGAATTCGAACAGAAAGTGGAATGCGTAA
- a CDS encoding phosphoribosyltransferase family protein gives MNNNNISDYCPNKIGRTYSIAGDLELQVNVTSNPYDIPLDQLFAMAARINKKRSFLFVSKVLGKHIPVQPYVSLLSGVSLALMLQQTLHGEVAEDLLPLAIQGMTEPLQAEAAYKEIMSHRLSLPQSVAFIGFAETATAIGHAVFQTFGHNGSYIHTTREVIDGLPSIISFSEEHSHAVAHYCYALDANLLTEADLVVLVDDEITTGKTSLNIIRDMQGKFPKKAYYVLALLDWRTEKDQEQFRKLELELDISIHVISLIKGEVEVRGSSESIPRQDHTRLQAANQSDCIDFIYVDQLFRHVPPAANERPYLRDSGRFGLTPEDCQQSDQAVTQAAELLKQSRIGTATLCVGTGEFMYLPMRIAAEMGEGVVYQSTTRSPIHCIDREDYAVQVGYPYPAPEDPDVTYFLYNIKEGQYDDLYLFMEREVDRAAMQPLLEILLTRGLKQIHIVIFSPQTTAWKEHPTWQTGVLGQ, from the coding sequence ATGAACAACAACAATATTTCGGATTATTGTCCAAACAAGATCGGGCGTACGTATAGCATTGCCGGAGATTTAGAACTTCAAGTGAACGTGACTTCAAACCCCTATGATATTCCTCTCGATCAATTGTTTGCAATGGCGGCAAGAATCAATAAGAAACGCTCGTTTCTATTTGTCAGTAAGGTGCTCGGCAAACATATTCCTGTTCAACCGTATGTTTCTTTGTTAAGTGGAGTTTCGCTGGCTCTCATGCTGCAGCAGACTCTTCATGGTGAAGTGGCGGAAGATTTGCTGCCGCTTGCGATTCAAGGTATGACGGAGCCACTTCAAGCAGAAGCCGCATATAAAGAAATCATGTCCCATCGATTATCCCTGCCTCAATCTGTAGCTTTTATTGGTTTCGCCGAAACGGCTACAGCGATAGGACATGCTGTCTTTCAGACTTTTGGACATAACGGAAGTTATATCCATACAACGCGTGAGGTGATTGATGGATTACCTTCCATCATCAGCTTCAGCGAGGAGCATTCCCATGCGGTTGCACATTACTGCTATGCGCTGGACGCTAATCTGCTAACCGAAGCTGATCTGGTAGTCCTTGTGGACGACGAAATAACCACGGGCAAAACGTCCTTGAATATTATCAGAGATATGCAGGGGAAATTTCCTAAGAAGGCTTATTATGTTCTGGCGCTGCTGGATTGGCGCACAGAGAAGGATCAGGAGCAATTCCGGAAGCTGGAGTTGGAACTGGACATTTCGATTCACGTTATCTCTCTGATCAAAGGTGAGGTAGAGGTTCGAGGTTCATCCGAAAGTATCCCACGGCAGGATCATACTCGTCTGCAAGCAGCAAACCAAAGCGATTGCATTGATTTTATTTATGTGGATCAGCTTTTTAGACATGTTCCGCCTGCTGCGAATGAGCGCCCTTATTTGCGCGATAGCGGCCGTTTCGGTCTTACACCAGAGGACTGCCAACAATCCGATCAAGCAGTCACACAAGCTGCTGAACTGTTGAAGCAGTCTCGGATAGGCACCGCAACATTGTGCGTTGGAACCGGCGAATTTATGTATCTGCCAATGCGAATTGCCGCTGAGATGGGCGAAGGTGTTGTCTACCAATCGACGACGAGAAGTCCGATCCATTGTATTGATCGAGAAGACTACGCGGTTCAAGTAGGCTATCCGTACCCAGCTCCGGAAGATCCGGACGTTACGTATTTTCTTTACAATATCAAAGAAGGTCAGTACGATGATCTCTATTTGTTCATGGAAAGAGAAGTGGACCGCGCGGCGATGCAGCCATTGCTTGAGATTCTTCTGACGCGGGGGCTGAAACAGATCCATATTGTGATATTCTCGCCCCAGACGACAGCTTGGAAGGAGCATCCAACATGGCAGACTGGCGTACTCGGCCAATAA
- a CDS encoding sigma-70 family RNA polymerase sigma factor: protein MLQLNDSQLAALWSQGDSKAFNRLLELYKDKIYRLAYRMLRNKSDSEDVVQETFLRAYLHSHRFDTTKNFSSWIFSIGKNVTIDVLRKKKSELSMDTNPNPFQDSLPFYEKLTSQEKTPELQLIELETAAQVERMIQDLPDKYKNLIVYKYYLDMSLEDISKEVNLPVSTIKTRLFRGRNYIKRKWGSLFFLVQSLTSVIIF from the coding sequence ATGCTGCAATTAAACGATAGTCAGCTTGCCGCCTTGTGGAGTCAAGGGGATTCTAAAGCGTTCAATCGTCTTCTAGAGCTTTATAAAGACAAAATATATCGATTAGCCTATCGTATGCTGCGCAATAAATCGGATTCGGAAGATGTTGTGCAAGAGACGTTTCTGCGCGCTTATCTGCATTCTCATCGGTTTGACACTACGAAAAACTTTTCCAGTTGGATTTTCAGTATTGGCAAAAATGTGACGATTGACGTTTTGCGCAAAAAAAAATCCGAGCTGTCCATGGATACGAATCCGAATCCGTTTCAGGATTCCCTTCCTTTTTATGAAAAGCTCACCAGTCAAGAGAAAACGCCAGAACTTCAACTGATCGAGTTGGAAACCGCGGCGCAAGTAGAGCGGATGATTCAAGATTTGCCTGATAAATACAAAAACTTGATTGTATACAAGTATTACTTGGATATGTCGCTGGAGGATATTAGCAAAGAAGTCAATCTGCCTGTATCGACGATCAAAACGAGATTATTCCGCGGCCGGAATTACATCAAACGAAAATGGGGATCCTTATTTTTCTTGGTGCAAAGCCTGACTTCCGTCATAATTTTCTAA
- a CDS encoding 5' nucleotidase, NT5C type, giving the protein MKFGFDIDDTLINLREHAFHIYNDRLQQNVGLDVFHALPSMEIHSAFGLTKEEGGKLWSSLRDDIYYSKCAVFPHAREVLHALVDQGHEVYYITARAKEHTDRTREWLIANDFPVADGHFYCGMSDSEKVHIIDELKLDYYFDDKPTVLETLSHMPVNVYVKDRSYNQHLQIPRITSWDELLDIIKTEAG; this is encoded by the coding sequence GTGAAATTTGGTTTTGATATTGATGATACACTCATCAACCTGAGGGAACATGCTTTTCATATTTACAATGATAGATTGCAGCAAAATGTTGGACTCGATGTATTTCACGCCTTGCCTTCGATGGAAATCCACAGCGCCTTCGGTTTGACCAAGGAAGAGGGCGGGAAGCTGTGGTCCAGCCTCCGGGATGACATTTATTATTCCAAATGTGCGGTATTTCCTCATGCCCGGGAAGTCCTGCATGCTTTAGTCGACCAAGGCCATGAAGTTTATTACATAACGGCCAGAGCTAAGGAGCATACGGATCGAACCCGTGAATGGCTTATTGCCAATGATTTCCCGGTAGCGGACGGCCATTTCTATTGTGGCATGAGCGATTCCGAGAAGGTTCATATTATTGATGAGTTGAAGCTGGACTATTATTTCGACGATAAACCCACTGTCTTGGAGACCTTGTCTCATATGCCTGTGAACGTCTATGTCAAAGACAGATCCTACAATCAGCATCTTCAAATACCGCGGATCACCTCTTGGGATGAACTTCTCGACATTATAAAAACAGAGGCAGGATAG